The region TACTACACATTTCTTATTTATTAATCCCAGGAAAACGCAAAAGATCTTCTGTATGGCTATATAAATCTGTGATTTCGCATGGGCGGCTATTTTGTCTGCATTCCCTGTTATGAAACATACTGACGCAATCGCTCCTTTGTTGCTGCTAACCACGCTCATTTCGCTTGTGCCGTCTCCCGTAGCTGCGCAGATTTCTGCAACACCAGACGGCACCAACACACTAGTGAATCAAGCAGGAAATACCTTCAATATCACGGGTGGCACTCAGGCAGGTACCAATTTATTTCATAGTTTTCAGCAGTTTGGGCTGAATCAGGGACAAATCGCCAATTTTTTGTCCAATCCTGCCATTGCTAATATCTTAGGGCGGGTCACAGGCGGCGATGCCTCGGTAATCAATGGACTGATGCAGGTGACTGGCAGCAACGCCAACCTGTATCTAATGAATCCAGCGGGGATTGTGTTTGGACCCAATGCCAGCCTAAATGTGCCTGCCGCCTTCACTGCCACCACTGCCAACGGCATTGGAATTGGCAATGGCTGGTTTAACGCCACAGGCACTAACAACTATGCCAATCTAACTGGAACACCCAATAGCTTTGCGTTTACGGTTACTCAACCGGGGGCGATCGTCAATGCAGGTAATCTTGCCGTTAGTCAAGGGCAGGATCTTACACTACTGGGGGGAACTGTTGTCAACACTGGGTCTGTTTCGGCACCGGGCGGGACCGTGACCATCGCGGCTGTTCCTGGAGAAAAGTTGGTGCGCCTTAGCCAACCTGGGAATCTGCTGAGTCTGGAGTTCCAACCTCTGCCGACTGGAATGGCGACTCCTGCAATTTCTCCTCCAACTCTACCGCAATTGTTGACAGGGGGAAATTTGAGGAGTGCTACGGGCTTAACAGTTGAGAATGGAATTGTGAAATTAGTGGGGGCAGAAAGTGCGATCGCGCCTGGTGATGTCACTGCTAAAGCGGTGACATCCCAAACTGCAACCCTCTCTGCTAACAACAACGTAATCCTGGTTGAAAGTCAACTTCAGACTACGGGCGATTTGAATTTGTTGGCAAAGAACACCGTCACTGTGCGAGATAGTGTAGCGCAACCAGTCGCGGTGCAAGCGGGGCGTGATCTAACCATTCAGGGCAACCAGGGAATTGATATCCTGGCGCTGAACCATCGGCAAACCAACAAACCTTTCCAAGCGGGACGCGACCTTAACTTGGTTAGCGATGGAATGATTTCGGGCGATGCCCATTTTGGCAGCGGTGGCAACTTTTCCACGCGATCGCTCAACGGCGGTCCGGCTACTTTTATCAGCCTCAATGATCCGGTGATTAGCTCCAACGGCAATGTGACGTTTCTCGGTTCCTATACGGGAGCCTCACTGAAAGTAGAAGCGATCGGCAATATTCGATTTACTGGCAATGTGACTATCAACAATCCCGACCCTGGTGCAGTGGACGCTAACGCAGCTGATCAGGCGCTATTGCAAGGAGGACGTGCCTTAATTCTGCGGGTTGGACGCACCACCCTTGATAACCCCAACAACGTCCCCAATGGCACGTTTATCAATCCGGGCGGAATTACTACTCCTGGCAGCATTCAAGTAGATGGAGACATTACCGGGGAAAGCGGACCTGTCACGGTGGTAATGTCTGCACCTGGAAATATTGCCACTCAAGGAATCAGTAACGCCAATGCCATAACGGTTGACACTCCCAGCAACATATTTGTCAGAAGCGTCAGCGGTAGCTCGGTGCGCTTAACCAGCACTGCCGGAACTGTGACGCTTGGCACTCCGGCCGATTCAGACGTTGGCAATTTTGGTGGCACGTTTATCATCTCCGCCACCAACGGAATTCTTGCCAATGGAAGGATTATGGGTGGGCGCATTGAGCTATCTTCCTCAAGTGGAAATATCATTGTAAACACTGTTCGGGGTGGCTCTGCGGGAGTAGATATCAATGCAGCCGGGCTTTTTCAGGCGCGGGGCGGAACAGAGTTATTGAATGTGTTTTTGCAAACGCGGGCAGCAGACAATCCTGAAGTCAATAGTTTCCTGCAATCTAAGGGAATTAATCTTCCACCCGATCAAATTGTCACTGTGCATTACGAGTTTGGCAACGCGGGCCAAAGTCTGCCGATTATCTACAGCGTGGGTGCATCGCAAAGTGACAGTGCGCCTGCAGGTTCGCTGAATGCCCCGATTACGATTCGGTTTGGGGGTGCTACTCGAACATTAATCGATAATTCGTTCCCGATCACCGCAACCGATGGAAGCGGAACGATTACCCAGGGTCGGATTTTGGTTCAGGGCGGCGATGGCGCATTTTTCTTAGGTCCAACCACGACTGGGAGACTCGTTCCTACCAATTCTGATCTCTTTTTAACAAAAGATGGGGGGGGCAACTTTATTCCGGTCACTGCTGCTAACTATACGGCTGGCACAATTCTTTACCGTAACGAAACCTATACGGCAGCGTTCCCTACGGCTGACTTCCCTGCCAATATTAGTGGGGTTGCTGGGTCGATTTATGTGGGCTTTGGGACAAACCAAACGCTATATGGTGCTAGCCAAAGTCGGGTGTTTGCTCCGGTTCCCCCTAGCCCTCCAGTGGTTCCTCCAACAACCGAGAACCCAGGTTCTCTCAATTCGGGGAATATTGCCCCTGCCAATAGACCGCAAGTAAGTAGCTCGGCGGGAGACGTAATCCAAAGAAACACTGATCGATCAGGTCAAACCAATGCTTGCGATGTAGGGTCGATCGCTACGAGGGATAGAGACACCCGTTCTAGCCGAGAAACCCGATTCACCCCCTGTGTCCCAACTTCTGATGAAGTGCAAATTCTCAAGATCTTAGGCGATGATGGGCAATCTAAACCGTAATCGTGGGGGCAAGGATTGAGAAATGAAGGGTTACCAGGTTGGGCTAGGAGCGATCGCTGCGTTATTCGTGTTGCTTGATACTGCGCCACCTCTCATGCTGGCAACAACTCCAGAACTCCCGCGACTGAGTTCTGCTAACCAATTACTCCAGCAAGGCATTGAATACTATCAGGCAGGACAGTTTGAGGCAGCGATTCAGACCTGGCAACAGGCAGAAACCCAGTATCGCCGGGCGCAAAATGGAGTAGGGCAAGGTCAGGCATTGTTCCGTTTGGGGACTGCATTGGTGACGGTGGAGCGCTATCAGGAGGCGATCGCCGCTTTAGAAACGGGTTTGCCCCTGCTCCGTTCAGCCAACGACCAGCCCTCAGAAGCACGTGCCTTAAGCAATCTAGGCATCGCCTACAAAGAACTGGGACGGTATAGTCAGGCAATTGCTTCCCATCGAGCAGCGGGAAAATTGATGCGAACATTAGGCGATCGCCAGAGCCTGGGGCAAGTGTTGACGAATTTAGGAAGCGCTTTTGAAGCGGTGGGAGATTACAGCAACGCCTGGATTGCCCATGAGCAGAGTTTGAAAATTGCCCGCCAATTGGGCGATCGCATCGGTGAGAGTGTGGCGCTGGGAAATTTGGGCATGATTTACGCCAATCAAGGCAATGATAAACAGGCGATCGCCGCCTTTGAACAAAGCCTCACTCTGGCACGAGCGATTCCCTATGAACCAGGGCAGGCAAGCACTCTCCTGAACTTGGGAGCTACTTATCATGGATTGCGACAACCTGACCGAGCGATTGAGTATTACCAGGAGAGTTTGGCACTGGCGCGTAAGTTGGGCGATCGCCGTCGAGAAGCAACTGTGTTGGGCAGTTTGGGATTGGTGCTAGAAGACCGCAAGGACTACGCTGATGCGATTCGTCATCACGAGCAGAGTCTGGCGATTGCGCGATCGCTCAATGACCTGGAAGCTCAGGCAGTAGCACTCAACAACCTGGGGCACACATGCCTGAAAGCTGGACAGTTTGCCAAAGCGGAAGCAGCTCTGCGAGAAGCTGTTCTGCGACTCGATGCCTTGCGTCCAGAGTTGAATGACCGCTACAAAGTGTCAATCTTTGATACCCAACTGCAGACGTATAATTTGCTACAACAGGTGTTAATCGCCACCAACCAACACGAGGCAGCGTTGGAAGCAGCCGAATGGGGCAGAGCACGGGCATTTGCTGATCGGTTAGCGCAGCGAGTACGAGATGAGGGCAAACGGGAAAAGAAAGAATTGGCAAAGACAGCGATCACACCGATTCGGATTGAAGCTATTAAGCAAATTGCCCGAGAGCAGAAGGCAACGCTAGTGGAATATTCGGTAATTCCTGATGATGCCTTTAAGTTTCGCGGGAAGCAGCGCGGGCGAGAATCAGACTTGCTCATTTGGGTGGTACAGCCCTCTGGCAAGGTATATTTTCGCCGAGTCAACCTGAAACCGCTATGGCAACAGGACTTAAATCTAGCAAAACTGGTTACTGCCAGCCGTAACTGCCTGTATCCTGGGGCTGATTGCAGCGTGAAAACCAATCCAGTACCCACTAAGGCATCGAGTCGATCCGGGCACCCAACCCAAAGACCTCAACGCCGGATCAATCCAGCCTTGCACCGCTTACATCAGTTGCTGATTCAGCCAATCGCTGATCTACTACCTGAGAATGCTAGCGATCGCGTCATCATTTTGCCCCTGGAATCCCTCTTTCTGGTGCCGTTCCCTGCCTTGCAAGATACCAATGGGCAATATCTAATTGAACAGCACACGATTTTGACCGCTCCAGCTATCCAGGTGTTAGCGCTGACCCGGCAGATTCAGCAACAACGCCATGCCGCCAGTCGCCACAATCGCTTTTCACCAGCTTTAATTGTGGGCAATCCCCTCATGCCCAAGATTGGCTCTGAAGAACTCTCTGCGCTCCCCGCCGCCGAGGATGAGGCCAAGCAAATCGCTGATTTGTTGAAAGCAAAAGCATTGCTGGGTAGGGACGCAACTCAAAGCAAAGTAGTCCAGCAAATGCCACAAGCTTCTCTGATTCATCTTGCCACGCATGGATTGCTGGAATACGGTCAAACTCTGGGAGAGACAGATGTGCCAGGGGCGATCGCCCTTGCCCCCGATCCCACCCCTACAACAAAAAACGCCCCCAACGGCATTCTTACTGCTAACGAAATTGTGGATTTTCGCTTACAAGCCAATCTTGTAGTGCTGAGTGCCTGTGACACCGGACGAGGGCGCATCACTGGAGATGGAGTGATTGGCTTATCCCGTGCGTTTATCGCTGCGGGGGTTCCCAGCATTGTGGTGTCATTATGGGCAGTATCGGATGTGTCAACTGCTCACCTCATGGCGCACTTCTACCAAAACTTGCTGACCCAGCGAGATAAAGCTAAAGCGCTCCGCTACGCCATGTTGGAAACGATGAAGCAATACCCTCGTCCCCTAGACTGGGCAGCATTTACTCTTATTGGGGAAGCAGAATAGGCAATTCAGAAAAAATCGCTAATGGTCATAACTCATTTTGAGCATGGGAGATTTGAAACAGGACGGTAAAGGCCGAGTGCTGTTTTGAACAACAACGAGAGAATGTGCAATTCTCCTTTGAAGCCTTTAATTTTGCTGGGAGTCGGTCCTTTGGCTGGGTAAACCCGCGATACCGGCAGTTCCTTTACCCGATAACCCAGCCGAGGAGCCATGACAGACAAATAGTAGTGCAGGTTGTAGGTATCGAAGACATGGCGGAAGGGTTGCAGGTTAGGATCAAGCAGAAATTCACGGCTGAGTGCTCGAAATCCGTTCGTGGTATCCGTATAGCGGAAGCCAGCAGCAAGACTGATAACAGGTGCATGGATGAAGACGACTGCCAGCTTACGAGCCAGGGGCGTGTTTTCCTCTACTCCACCAGGAATATAGCGGGAGCCTTGCACATAGTCCCAGCCGTGTTCCAGGGCAGTGAGAAAGTTGGGAATGGCTTCTACACCGTCTTTGTTGTTGCCATCAATAATTACCATGCCTTCGTAGCCTTGCAGCAAGGCGTAGGCAAAAAACATGCGTAGTTGGGCACTGAGTTTACCGTTGCCCGTTTTGGTTAGCAGAGTGCGAACTCCAACTGAAACTAAGCGATCGCGAGCAGTAGAACCATCCGTGCTGCCACCATCAGCAATCACGATATCGGCTAATTTGTGCAATCCCAGGTCATGCATTTGCTGGAGTTGTTTGCAAATGCGTTCTCCTTCGTTAATGATGGGAATACCAATGCAGAAGCGGGTTTGACGAGGAGCAAAGGTCTGGACTGTAAAAGCAGGGACTTCCCAATCGGGAGGCAAATCTTGCATGGACAACATTTGACTTTCTTCACTCATACCACCTCGTAAATGCTCCTCACTGTCTTCAATGCTTGTTTCACACCCTCAATTGGCTGCTCCGTTGCCCGCATTTCAATAGTTACCCAGTTGCTCCAACCAATAGTTTTTAGGGCGTGGGCGATCGCCCTGTGATTCACTTCCGGTTCTGCAAAATTTCCTAAATTCGGTTCGCTAATGTGGAAATGTGCCAGCACATCGGCAGCCGCTTCAATCGCCTGGGGAATGTCTTCGCCAGCCAAGTGCATTCCTGCCGCATCCAGATGC is a window of Leptolyngbyaceae cyanobacterium JSC-12 DNA encoding:
- a CDS encoding filamentous hemagglutinin family N-terminal domain protein (IMG reference gene:2510097564~PFAM: haemagglutination activity domain~TIGRFAM: filamentous hemagglutinin family N-terminal domain), whose amino-acid sequence is MKHTDAIAPLLLLTTLISLVPSPVAAQISATPDGTNTLVNQAGNTFNITGGTQAGTNLFHSFQQFGLNQGQIANFLSNPAIANILGRVTGGDASVINGLMQVTGSNANLYLMNPAGIVFGPNASLNVPAAFTATTANGIGIGNGWFNATGTNNYANLTGTPNSFAFTVTQPGAIVNAGNLAVSQGQDLTLLGGTVVNTGSVSAPGGTVTIAAVPGEKLVRLSQPGNLLSLEFQPLPTGMATPAISPPTLPQLLTGGNLRSATGLTVENGIVKLVGAESAIAPGDVTAKAVTSQTATLSANNNVILVESQLQTTGDLNLLAKNTVTVRDSVAQPVAVQAGRDLTIQGNQGIDILALNHRQTNKPFQAGRDLNLVSDGMISGDAHFGSGGNFSTRSLNGGPATFISLNDPVISSNGNVTFLGSYTGASLKVEAIGNIRFTGNVTINNPDPGAVDANAADQALLQGGRALILRVGRTTLDNPNNVPNGTFINPGGITTPGSIQVDGDITGESGPVTVVMSAPGNIATQGISNANAITVDTPSNIFVRSVSGSSVRLTSTAGTVTLGTPADSDVGNFGGTFIISATNGILANGRIMGGRIELSSSSGNIIVNTVRGGSAGVDINAAGLFQARGGTELLNVFLQTRAADNPEVNSFLQSKGINLPPDQIVTVHYEFGNAGQSLPIIYSVGASQSDSAPAGSLNAPITIRFGGATRTLIDNSFPITATDGSGTITQGRILVQGGDGAFFLGPTTTGRLVPTNSDLFLTKDGGGNFIPVTAANYTAGTILYRNETYTAAFPTADFPANISGVAGSIYVGFGTNQTLYGASQSRVFAPVPPSPPVVPPTTENPGSLNSGNIAPANRPQVSSSAGDVIQRNTDRSGQTNACDVGSIATRDRDTRSSRETRFTPCVPTSDEVQILKILGDDGQSKP
- a CDS encoding hypothetical protein (IMG reference gene:2510097565~PFAM: Tetratricopeptide repeat), with amino-acid sequence MKGYQVGLGAIAALFVLLDTAPPLMLATTPELPRLSSANQLLQQGIEYYQAGQFEAAIQTWQQAETQYRRAQNGVGQGQALFRLGTALVTVERYQEAIAALETGLPLLRSANDQPSEARALSNLGIAYKELGRYSQAIASHRAAGKLMRTLGDRQSLGQVLTNLGSAFEAVGDYSNAWIAHEQSLKIARQLGDRIGESVALGNLGMIYANQGNDKQAIAAFEQSLTLARAIPYEPGQASTLLNLGATYHGLRQPDRAIEYYQESLALARKLGDRRREATVLGSLGLVLEDRKDYADAIRHHEQSLAIARSLNDLEAQAVALNNLGHTCLKAGQFAKAEAALREAVLRLDALRPELNDRYKVSIFDTQLQTYNLLQQVLIATNQHEAALEAAEWGRARAFADRLAQRVRDEGKREKKELAKTAITPIRIEAIKQIAREQKATLVEYSVIPDDAFKFRGKQRGRESDLLIWVVQPSGKVYFRRVNLKPLWQQDLNLAKLVTASRNCLYPGADCSVKTNPVPTKASSRSGHPTQRPQRRINPALHRLHQLLIQPIADLLPENASDRVIILPLESLFLVPFPALQDTNGQYLIEQHTILTAPAIQVLALTRQIQQQRHAASRHNRFSPALIVGNPLMPKIGSEELSALPAAEDEAKQIADLLKAKALLGRDATQSKVVQQMPQASLIHLATHGLLEYGQTLGETDVPGAIALAPDPTPTTKNAPNGILTANEIVDFRLQANLVVLSACDTGRGRITGDGVIGLSRAFIAAGVPSIVVSLWAVSDVSTAHLMAHFYQNLLTQRDKAKALRYAMLETMKQYPRPLDWAAFTLIGEAE
- a CDS encoding hypothetical protein (IMG reference gene:2510097566) yields the protein MSEESQMLSMQDLPPDWEVPAFTVQTFAPRQTRFCIGIPIINEGERICKQLQQMHDLGLHKLADIVIADGGSTDGSTARDRLVSVGVRTLLTKTGNGKLSAQLRMFFAYALLQGYEGMVIIDGNNKDGVEAIPNFLTALEHGWDYVQGSRYIPGGVEENTPLARKLAVVFIHAPVISLAAGFRYTDTTNGFRALSREFLLDPNLQPFRHVFDTYNLHYYLSVMAPRLGYRVKELPVSRVYPAKGPTPSKIKGFKGELHILSLLFKTALGLYRPVSNLPCSK